The following are encoded together in the Sphingomonas insulae genome:
- the fdhD gene encoding formate dehydrogenase accessory sulfurtransferase FdhD — protein sequence MTASRCEPTLILRPDGTADAGTRAIAIEAPVAIEVDGLGYAVMMMTPADLEVFALGFMLTERLADTPADVVDVDAFAAPAGWIVRITLADHCRGRIQDRVRHRTSDTSCGLCGIASLEQLVRPVTRRPPRPAVTAGAIFAALGSLRDHQRLNVATGAVHAAAAASAAGGIVAAFEDVGRHNALDKLIGHQATTAPAAFTLVTSRISFEMVDKALVSGTPLLVGISAPTSLAIEHARDHGLTLIALARADAMLVLNDPWQLFG from the coding sequence ATGACGGCGTCCCGCTGCGAGCCGACCCTCATCCTCCGCCCCGATGGCACCGCGGACGCCGGCACCCGTGCGATCGCCATCGAAGCGCCGGTCGCGATCGAGGTCGATGGCCTGGGCTATGCGGTGATGATGATGACCCCGGCGGATCTGGAGGTGTTCGCGCTGGGCTTCATGTTGACCGAACGGCTGGCGGACACGCCGGCCGACGTGGTCGACGTCGACGCCTTTGCGGCACCGGCGGGGTGGATCGTGCGCATCACGCTCGCCGACCATTGTCGCGGCCGTATCCAGGATCGCGTCCGTCATCGCACCAGCGACACGAGCTGCGGCCTGTGCGGTATCGCCAGCCTGGAGCAGCTGGTCCGGCCGGTCACCCGTCGCCCGCCCCGCCCCGCGGTCACTGCCGGCGCCATATTCGCAGCGCTCGGCAGCCTGCGCGATCACCAGCGGTTGAACGTGGCGACCGGGGCCGTCCACGCCGCCGCCGCCGCATCGGCTGCGGGCGGGATCGTCGCGGCGTTCGAAGACGTCGGCCGGCACAATGCGCTCGACAAGCTGATCGGGCATCAGGCGACGACCGCGCCGGCCGCGTTCACGCTGGTCACATCGCGGATCAGTTTCGAGATGGTCGACAAGGCGCTGGTATCGGGAACGCCGCTGCTGGTCGGTATTTCGGCGCCGACCAGCCTGGCGATCGAACATGCCCGCGATCATGGGCTGACGTTGATCGCGCTGGCGCGTGCGGATGCCATGCTGGTGCTGAACGATCCCTGGCAGCTGTTCGGCTAA
- the mobA gene encoding molybdenum cofactor guanylyltransferase — translation MQRAHPGDAQGRAEPRAGGQIGTGAAGEGSLILGAILAGGRSSRFGSDKAAALLNGRALLAHVRGMVSTYVDEVVVVGRAGGIADLPAPGLGPLGGIAGALDHAARTGYASVLTVGCDMPRLPDDLLAALLRRPPSYCNDAPVLGHWPASLSSQLLAHIAACDRRSVQGWARQIGALPIAAPEPLANVNTPDDLMAL, via the coding sequence ATGCAACGTGCTCATCCCGGTGACGCACAAGGCCGAGCAGAGCCACGTGCCGGCGGGCAAATCGGTACCGGTGCGGCTGGAGAAGGCAGCCTGATCCTCGGTGCGATCCTCGCGGGCGGGCGCTCCAGCCGCTTCGGCAGCGACAAGGCGGCCGCCCTCCTGAACGGGAGGGCGTTGCTGGCGCACGTGCGGGGCATGGTGAGCACCTATGTCGACGAGGTGGTCGTCGTCGGGCGGGCCGGCGGCATAGCCGACCTGCCCGCACCCGGCCTCGGCCCGCTGGGCGGCATCGCCGGCGCGCTCGACCATGCAGCCCGCACGGGTTACGCCAGCGTGCTCACCGTCGGATGCGACATGCCGCGCCTGCCCGACGACCTGCTGGCGGCATTGCTGAGGCGACCGCCGAGCTATTGCAACGATGCGCCGGTCCTTGGCCATTGGCCGGCGTCCCTGTCGTCGCAGTTGCTGGCGCACATCGCGGCGTGCGACCGGCGATCGGTGCAAGGCTGGGCGCGCCAGATCGGCGCGCTGCCCATCGCGGCTCCCGAGCCGCTGGCCAACGTCAACACGCCGGACGATCTGATGGCGTTATGA
- a CDS encoding FdhF/YdeP family oxidoreductase has protein sequence MKSVAEINLREKVRPETARELTRQNKPGGFMCVSCAWGKPAHPHIAEFCENGAKATAWELTTYRTTPEFFASHTVSELRGWKDYDLEQAGRLTHPMKYDTATDRYVAVSWAEAFTDIGSRLKGFDPTKVIFYASGRASLETSYMWALMTRMYGSQNLPDSSNMCHETTSVGLKSAIGSPVGTIHLSDYDTCDAIFYFGQNPGVNSPRFLHPLRACAKRGVEIVVFNPLKERGLERFTDPQNPIEMVTGKSTPIASQYHQVKAGGDIAALMGICKYVIEADDQCRRINAPTILDHAFIAEHTTGFEAFAAKARATDWATIEHESGLTRQDLEAAGAVYARSERVICVYGMGLTQHVHGIDNLHTLVNLMLLRGNVGKPGAGFGPVRGHSNVQGQRTVGITEKPELAPLDRLKELYDFEPPREKGWDTVAACEHIIDGTAQAFLGLGGNLARAVPDTATIEPAWQQLDLTVSIATKLNRTHLLPGKTCYLLPCLGRIETDEQAGGAQAVTMEDSFSRIYGSRGRATPAADTLLSEPAIVAGIAKATLAPNPKVDWDGWVGDYGLVRDAIEATYPDKFDRFNERMWTPGGFWKGVPAAHRQWLTESGRAEFNVPTALNATGFDEAPGRFRLMTLRSNDQFNTTVYGYHDRFRGIKGTRDVVLMNRADMAEMGVAEHDYVDMVGDAGSNGDRRVPRLLVVPYDIPRGCIGGYYPECNVLIPVTHKAEQSHVPAGKSVPVRLEKAA, from the coding sequence ATGAAATCGGTCGCCGAGATCAACCTGCGTGAAAAGGTCCGCCCGGAAACCGCGCGCGAGTTGACGCGGCAGAACAAGCCCGGCGGTTTCATGTGCGTGTCCTGCGCATGGGGGAAGCCCGCGCATCCGCATATCGCCGAATTCTGCGAAAACGGTGCCAAGGCGACCGCGTGGGAACTGACGACCTATCGCACCACCCCGGAATTCTTTGCCTCGCACACCGTCAGCGAACTGCGCGGCTGGAAGGACTATGACCTCGAACAGGCCGGGCGGCTGACCCACCCGATGAAATACGACACGGCGACCGATCGATACGTCGCCGTCAGCTGGGCGGAGGCGTTCACGGACATCGGCAGCCGGCTGAAGGGGTTTGATCCGACCAAGGTCATCTTCTACGCATCGGGTCGTGCCAGCCTGGAAACCAGTTACATGTGGGCGCTGATGACGCGCATGTACGGCAGCCAGAACCTGCCGGATTCGTCGAACATGTGCCATGAGACGACGTCGGTCGGGCTGAAATCGGCGATCGGATCGCCGGTCGGCACCATCCACCTGTCCGATTACGACACCTGCGACGCCATCTTCTACTTCGGCCAGAACCCCGGGGTGAACAGTCCCCGCTTCCTCCACCCCTTGCGCGCCTGCGCCAAGCGCGGGGTGGAGATCGTCGTCTTCAACCCGTTGAAGGAACGTGGCCTCGAACGGTTCACCGATCCGCAGAACCCGATCGAGATGGTGACCGGCAAATCGACGCCGATCGCGAGCCAATACCATCAGGTGAAGGCGGGGGGTGACATCGCCGCGCTGATGGGCATCTGCAAATACGTCATCGAGGCCGACGACCAGTGCCGGCGCATCAATGCGCCCACGATCCTCGACCATGCCTTCATCGCCGAACATACGACGGGGTTCGAGGCATTCGCGGCAAAGGCCCGCGCCACCGACTGGGCGACGATCGAGCACGAGAGCGGGCTGACGCGTCAGGATCTGGAAGCCGCCGGTGCGGTCTATGCACGGTCCGAGCGGGTGATCTGCGTCTATGGCATGGGCCTGACGCAGCACGTCCACGGCATCGACAACCTGCACACGCTGGTGAACCTGATGCTGCTGCGCGGCAACGTCGGCAAGCCGGGTGCCGGTTTCGGCCCGGTCCGGGGGCATAGCAACGTGCAGGGCCAGCGCACGGTCGGCATCACGGAAAAGCCCGAACTGGCGCCGCTCGATCGACTGAAGGAATTGTACGACTTCGAACCGCCGCGGGAAAAGGGCTGGGATACCGTCGCGGCGTGCGAACATATCATCGACGGCACCGCGCAGGCTTTCCTGGGCCTCGGCGGCAATCTGGCGCGCGCGGTGCCCGATACCGCGACGATCGAGCCCGCGTGGCAACAGCTCGACCTCACGGTCAGCATCGCGACCAAGCTCAACCGGACTCACCTGCTGCCCGGCAAGACCTGTTACCTGCTCCCCTGCCTCGGCCGGATCGAGACGGACGAACAGGCGGGCGGCGCGCAGGCGGTGACGATGGAGGACAGCTTCAGCCGCATCTATGGATCGCGCGGCCGGGCGACCCCGGCGGCGGACACTTTGCTGTCGGAACCCGCGATCGTCGCGGGTATCGCCAAGGCGACGCTGGCGCCCAATCCGAAGGTCGACTGGGATGGCTGGGTCGGTGACTACGGGCTGGTGCGCGACGCGATCGAGGCGACCTATCCCGACAAGTTCGACCGGTTCAACGAACGGATGTGGACGCCGGGCGGCTTCTGGAAGGGGGTGCCAGCGGCGCATCGCCAATGGCTGACCGAAAGCGGTCGTGCCGAATTCAACGTGCCGACCGCCCTGAACGCCACGGGCTTCGACGAGGCGCCGGGGCGGTTCCGGCTGATGACCCTGCGATCGAACGATCAGTTCAACACCACGGTCTATGGCTATCACGACCGGTTCCGCGGGATCAAAGGCACGCGCGACGTCGTGCTGATGAACCGCGCCGACATGGCGGAGATGGGCGTCGCCGAGCATGATTATGTCGATATGGTCGGTGATGCGGGGTCGAACGGCGACCGGCGCGTCCCCCGGTTGCTGGTCGTCCCCTATGACATTCCGCGCGGCTGCATCGGCGGCTATTATCCGGAATGCAACGTGCTCATCCCGGTGACGCACAAGGCCGAGCAGAGCCACGTGCCGGCGGGCAAATCGGTACCGGTGCGGCTGGAGAAGGCAGCCTGA
- a CDS encoding TonB-dependent receptor domain-containing protein → MTMAFKELLATTCCLAALLAAPAQARTTTPAAGQDQDEAAIGDPVASAKLAADRARIDAPADRDEIIVTGTRIVRPNTQSAAPITTVTTADIAAQGAVTVEDVMNRLPQVQANSEQNYAESDGRQRIKLRNLGYERTLTLLDGLRLGLQNGLDVGVIPTALIERIDVLNGGASSVYGSDAISGVVNFILKKNYDGISLTGNYSFFNHDNRQNAVTEAAGRAFFPVRTGMANDGGRVDVSLTAGKSLFNGDVNVSGFVNYRQSDQVSLDDRTTSACEVSQVVATGVLNCTRSTYTQAGTIVPQSGANAGRTLVNNPDGSGTFVNFNSGPGTATDPFDNLPFQRSFKRINAGGFLSARLSDDIELYSTALFYRDRSFNTLPNRVFSFTAYGSTPFQVNCDNPFLSSSQRTTLCGAQTTGTVPLDVRYRFDGLPPVETRYENQGVRISGGLRGRVLDDAWSYDVAGVFSRNKGTTNYPGFPDFARVNRSLNVVNVNGTPACVARATDPACVPFNAFIPNNNSAAVNNYLFTDVDGTEGNVSQLWQVLAVLSGNLGKYGITSPLADQGVAVAFGSEFRAERFTSTADQQFRQTNGGTDATYRQNVFEVNAEVQVPLIEKRRFTELLQVNGGYRVSKYNRLDGTFNTWKVEGLWAPIADVTFRGSYNKAQRAPTVIEAVQASNINYVTNGSRNDPCASRPDPNSANPNVRLPATASLQQCRLTGLPDSFYNTAAISCPDQLCTIRNGGFGLTPETAYTTTFGVVLRPRFLKGLTISVDRFLINLNDSIGYFSANDFLNGCLTTGLDYYCRGVVRNPGSFTLSSPPAGNPTTGYIAQGTSNGYRSKSHGWDFQGQYTLGLGGAGSLDLSFNGSLMTLAGGQDSPDAVPRNCVGYYGPGCGESLPKWKHGLRTTWTSPDKVINLSVNWRHIAPMTIAYNADASTGIPIDAPQRRRFFTGVDAYDYIDLSTSFDIAKSFTLRISVNNLFDRDPPVIPDSRNLLGLLRNNTMYNYDLLGRQIVAGASVRF, encoded by the coding sequence ATGACGATGGCTTTCAAGGAATTACTTGCGACGACCTGCTGTCTGGCGGCTTTGCTGGCAGCGCCGGCACAGGCGCGGACCACGACACCGGCGGCCGGGCAGGATCAGGACGAGGCCGCGATCGGCGACCCCGTCGCGTCGGCCAAGCTGGCGGCGGACCGCGCTCGCATCGATGCCCCGGCCGACCGCGACGAGATCATCGTCACTGGAACGCGCATCGTCCGGCCGAACACCCAGTCCGCCGCGCCGATCACCACGGTCACGACCGCCGATATCGCCGCCCAGGGTGCGGTGACGGTCGAGGACGTGATGAACCGGTTGCCGCAGGTGCAGGCCAATTCCGAACAGAATTACGCCGAATCCGACGGGCGCCAGCGCATCAAGCTGCGCAACCTGGGATATGAGCGGACGCTGACGCTGCTCGACGGCCTGCGCCTCGGGCTCCAGAACGGCCTCGACGTCGGTGTCATCCCGACCGCGCTGATCGAGCGGATCGACGTGCTCAACGGCGGCGCATCGTCCGTCTATGGTTCGGACGCGATCTCGGGCGTCGTCAATTTCATCCTCAAGAAGAATTACGACGGGATCAGCCTCACCGGCAATTACAGCTTTTTCAACCACGATAATCGGCAGAATGCGGTGACCGAGGCGGCCGGCCGCGCCTTCTTCCCGGTGCGGACCGGGATGGCGAACGACGGCGGGCGTGTCGACGTATCGTTGACCGCGGGCAAGTCGCTGTTCAACGGCGACGTCAACGTCAGCGGCTTCGTCAACTACCGCCAGTCGGATCAGGTGTCGCTGGACGACCGTACGACATCGGCATGCGAGGTGTCTCAGGTCGTCGCGACCGGCGTACTGAACTGCACCAGAAGCACCTATACGCAGGCGGGTACGATCGTGCCCCAATCGGGCGCCAATGCCGGGCGGACGCTGGTCAACAACCCGGATGGCTCAGGCACCTTCGTCAACTTTAATTCCGGCCCCGGCACGGCCACCGATCCCTTCGACAACCTGCCGTTCCAGCGCTCGTTCAAGCGGATCAACGCCGGCGGCTTCCTCAGCGCACGTCTGTCGGATGATATCGAACTATATTCGACCGCGCTGTTCTATCGCGACAGGTCGTTCAACACGCTGCCGAACCGGGTGTTCTCGTTCACCGCCTATGGATCGACGCCGTTTCAGGTGAATTGCGACAATCCATTCCTTTCCAGCAGCCAGCGTACGACGTTGTGCGGTGCGCAGACGACCGGGACGGTTCCGCTTGATGTGCGGTACCGGTTCGACGGCTTGCCCCCGGTCGAAACCCGCTACGAAAATCAGGGTGTGCGAATTTCCGGCGGCCTGCGGGGACGCGTGCTCGACGACGCGTGGAGCTATGACGTCGCGGGCGTCTTCTCGCGCAACAAGGGCACCACCAATTATCCGGGCTTCCCGGATTTCGCTCGCGTCAACCGCTCGCTTAACGTGGTGAACGTCAACGGCACGCCGGCTTGTGTCGCACGCGCGACCGATCCAGCCTGTGTTCCGTTCAACGCGTTCATCCCCAACAACAACAGTGCCGCGGTCAACAACTATCTGTTCACCGATGTCGACGGGACGGAGGGCAATGTATCCCAGCTCTGGCAGGTGCTGGCGGTGCTGAGCGGCAACCTCGGCAAATACGGCATCACCTCCCCCTTGGCCGATCAGGGCGTGGCGGTGGCGTTCGGTTCCGAATTCCGTGCCGAACGTTTCACCAGCACGGCGGACCAACAATTCCGCCAGACCAACGGCGGCACCGACGCGACGTACCGCCAGAACGTTTTCGAAGTGAACGCCGAAGTGCAGGTGCCGCTGATCGAAAAGCGGCGATTTACCGAACTGCTCCAGGTCAACGGCGGCTACCGCGTCTCGAAGTATAATCGGCTCGATGGAACGTTCAACACGTGGAAGGTCGAGGGGCTGTGGGCGCCGATCGCCGACGTCACCTTCCGCGGTTCCTACAACAAGGCCCAGCGCGCACCGACGGTGATCGAGGCGGTGCAGGCGAGCAATATCAACTATGTGACGAACGGATCGCGCAACGATCCGTGCGCCTCGCGCCCCGATCCCAACTCGGCCAACCCTAACGTGCGGCTGCCGGCGACGGCATCGTTGCAGCAATGTCGTCTGACCGGACTGCCGGACAGCTTCTACAACACTGCCGCGATCAGTTGCCCGGACCAACTCTGCACGATCCGCAACGGTGGCTTCGGCCTGACGCCGGAGACCGCATACACCACGACGTTCGGCGTCGTCCTGCGGCCGCGTTTCCTGAAGGGGCTGACCATCTCGGTCGATCGTTTCCTGATCAACCTCAACGACTCCATCGGCTATTTCAGCGCCAACGACTTCCTGAACGGATGTCTGACGACGGGCCTGGACTATTATTGCCGGGGCGTCGTGCGGAATCCGGGCAGTTTCACGCTATCCAGTCCACCGGCCGGCAATCCGACGACCGGCTATATCGCGCAAGGGACCAGCAACGGCTATCGATCGAAGTCGCACGGTTGGGATTTCCAGGGTCAATATACCCTTGGGCTCGGTGGTGCGGGATCGCTGGATCTGAGCTTCAACGGTTCGCTGATGACGCTGGCGGGCGGTCAGGATTCACCGGACGCCGTGCCGCGCAACTGTGTCGGCTATTACGGGCCCGGTTGCGGGGAGAGCCTGCCGAAATGGAAGCATGGCCTGCGCACCACCTGGACTTCGCCTGACAAGGTGATCAACCTCTCGGTCAACTGGCGGCACATCGCTCCGATGACGATCGCCTACAATGCCGATGCCAGCACCGGCATACCGATCGACGCACCGCAGCGTCGCCGATTCTTCACCGGCGTCGATGCGTATGACTACATCGATCTGTCGACGAGCTTCGATATCGCCAAGAGCTTCACGCTCCGCATTTCGGTCAACAATCTGTTCGATCGCGATCCGCCGGTGATACCGGATTCCCGCAACCTGCTGGGATTGCTGCGGAACAATACGATGTACAACTACGACCTGTTAGGTCGGCAGATCGTGGCGGGTGCATCCGTTCGCTTCTGA
- the trxB gene encoding thioredoxin-disulfide reductase yields MTTHTTRMLILGSGPAGLSAAIYGARAGMAPIVVQGIQPGGQLTTTTDVENYPGFADVIQGPWLMEQMQKQAEHVGTRLMWDTIVEVDLSGRPFRLVGDGGDVYEGDVLVIATGAQAKWLGIESEEAMKGKGVSACATCDGFFYRGKKVAVIGGGNTAVEEALYLTNHSDDVTLIHRRDTLRAERILQERLHAHPNITVLWNKEVREFVDGGGNAGLVALALEDTQTGETSRLDVEGGFVAIGHHPATELFRGHLALDDDGYIAVETGSTRTSVPGVFACGDVADKVYRQAVTAAGTGCMAALDAERFLAAAEFEELAEAAE; encoded by the coding sequence ATGACGACTCATACCACGCGCATGCTGATCCTCGGTTCCGGACCGGCCGGGCTGTCGGCCGCGATCTACGGCGCGCGCGCAGGGATGGCGCCGATCGTCGTGCAGGGCATCCAGCCGGGTGGCCAGCTGACGACGACCACGGACGTCGAGAATTATCCGGGCTTCGCCGACGTCATCCAGGGCCCCTGGCTGATGGAGCAGATGCAGAAGCAGGCCGAACACGTCGGCACGCGGCTGATGTGGGACACGATCGTCGAGGTCGACCTGTCCGGCCGGCCCTTCCGGCTGGTCGGCGATGGCGGCGATGTCTACGAAGGCGACGTGCTGGTCATCGCTACGGGGGCACAGGCCAAGTGGCTCGGCATCGAGAGCGAAGAGGCGATGAAGGGCAAGGGCGTCAGCGCCTGCGCGACGTGCGACGGCTTTTTCTATCGCGGCAAGAAGGTCGCGGTGATCGGTGGCGGCAATACGGCGGTCGAAGAGGCGCTGTACCTCACCAACCATTCCGACGACGTGACGCTGATCCATCGCCGCGACACCCTGCGGGCCGAACGCATCCTGCAGGAGCGGCTCCATGCGCATCCCAACATCACGGTGTTGTGGAACAAGGAAGTCCGCGAATTCGTCGACGGCGGCGGCAATGCCGGGCTGGTCGCGCTGGCGCTGGAGGACACGCAGACCGGCGAAACGTCGCGGCTGGACGTCGAGGGCGGCTTCGTCGCGATCGGCCACCATCCCGCGACCGAACTGTTCCGCGGTCATCTGGCGCTTGACGACGACGGCTATATCGCGGTGGAGACGGGATCGACCCGCACGAGCGTGCCGGGCGTGTTCGCCTGCGGCGACGTCGCCGACAAGGTCTATCGCCAGGCGGTGACGGCGGCCGGCACCGGCTGCATGGCGGCGCTCGACGCCGAACGCTTCCTCGCGGCGGCCGAGTTCGAGGAACTGGCCGAGGCGGCCGAATAG
- a CDS encoding hydrolase 1, exosortase A system-associated, whose protein sequence is MRSLIAFPCAGETLVGTLDVAPGTTGLLIVSGGNEIRCGAHRGMALLAADVAAAGHPVFRYDRRGIGDSTGTNGGFLSARDDLLAAADAFRAAVPGVERIVGFGNCDAASTLALFGREAGLGSLVLANPWTVEETDNLPAAAAIRATYRQRLTDPRAWTRLLTGRIDLPRAIRGLRKASTTPPQALADRVVAGIEGWGDRATVILATGDATAQAYRAVARHLPALRMDTASHSFARDEDQRALRGVVLGALADGLSD, encoded by the coding sequence ATGCGAAGCCTGATCGCCTTTCCGTGCGCGGGCGAGACGCTGGTCGGGACGCTGGATGTAGCGCCCGGTACGACCGGCCTGCTGATCGTGTCGGGCGGCAACGAAATCCGGTGCGGCGCGCATCGCGGCATGGCGCTGCTGGCGGCGGACGTGGCGGCGGCGGGTCATCCGGTGTTCCGCTACGACCGTCGCGGCATCGGCGATTCGACCGGCACCAATGGCGGGTTCCTGTCTGCGCGCGACGACCTGCTCGCCGCAGCCGATGCCTTTCGCGCAGCCGTGCCCGGGGTCGAGCGGATCGTCGGTTTCGGCAATTGCGACGCGGCCAGCACGCTCGCGCTGTTCGGCCGCGAGGCGGGACTCGGTTCGTTGGTGCTCGCCAACCCGTGGACGGTCGAGGAGACCGACAACCTGCCCGCCGCCGCCGCCATTCGCGCGACCTATCGCCAGCGGCTGACCGATCCGCGCGCCTGGACGAGGCTGCTTACCGGCCGCATCGATCTTCCCAGGGCAATCCGGGGGTTGCGGAAGGCATCGACCACGCCGCCGCAGGCGCTCGCCGATCGGGTGGTGGCGGGAATCGAGGGCTGGGGTGACCGGGCGACGGTGATCCTCGCCACTGGCGACGCGACGGCGCAAGCCTATCGCGCCGTCGCCCGCCATCTGCCGGCGCTGCGGATGGACACCGCGTCGCACAGCTTCGCACGGGATGAGGATCAGCGCGCGCTGCGGGGCGTGGTGTTGGGCGCACTCGCCGATGGACTGAGCGATTGA
- a CDS encoding acyl carrier protein codes for MLPEGYQNVETTVRAVLADVLGLSAERVAAFDATTPLFGALPELDSMAVAGVLTEIEDRLGILIEDDEVDGDMLETFGALTAFAADKALV; via the coding sequence TTGCTCCCCGAAGGCTATCAGAACGTCGAAACGACCGTCCGTGCCGTGCTGGCCGACGTGCTGGGACTGAGCGCGGAGCGCGTCGCCGCCTTTGATGCGACGACGCCGCTGTTCGGCGCACTGCCCGAGCTCGATTCGATGGCGGTCGCGGGTGTCCTCACCGAGATCGAGGACCGGCTCGGCATCCTGATCGAGGACGACGAGGTGGATGGCGACATGCTCGAAACCTTTGGCGCACTGACCGCATTTGCCGCCGACAAGGCGCTCGTCTAG
- a CDS encoding AMP-binding protein — MVPLDPMPRPIDHVLRGRADDPALIERARTWSYVELEAAVGSAAAWLAAQGLGAGDRIATWLPKTALACVMPLAAARAGLVHVPVNPALRRAQVAHILADSGAALLVTQGARATTLEPGDRPDGCRLVEDAAVPLTGGGPGPSQGDPQALAAILYTSGSTGRPKGVMLSHANLWLGAVSVAHYLRLSREDRVLGVLPLSFDYGQNQLLSSWYAGAAVAPLDYLTARDVVKAVERVDATTLAGVPPLWVQLLDAEWPAATAARLRRLTNSGGALTGRLVHGLRARFPQADVVAMYGLTEAFRSTWLDPALIDTHPDAMGRAIPFAEVMAVKADGSRALGEPGELVHAGPLVAQGYWRDAERTAARFRPAPAWARSGGIAVWSGDTVIEADDGLFRFVGRDDEMIKSAGNRISPLEVEEAVLAGEEAREAVAVGVADPRLGQAIVVVVAGDAADEAALRTRLRALLPSFMQPTRYEWRDALLRNANGKLDRAAIRAAVTA, encoded by the coding sequence ATGGTGCCGCTCGACCCAATGCCCCGACCGATCGATCACGTCCTGCGCGGCCGCGCGGACGACCCGGCGCTGATCGAACGCGCGCGCACGTGGAGCTACGTGGAACTGGAGGCCGCGGTGGGAAGCGCGGCCGCATGGCTGGCGGCGCAGGGCCTAGGCGCCGGCGACCGTATCGCGACATGGTTGCCCAAGACCGCACTCGCCTGTGTCATGCCGCTGGCGGCGGCGCGGGCGGGGCTGGTGCACGTACCCGTCAACCCGGCGCTGCGCCGCGCCCAGGTCGCGCATATCCTCGCCGACAGCGGCGCGGCCCTGCTGGTCACGCAGGGCGCCCGCGCCACGACGCTGGAACCTGGCGACCGGCCCGACGGATGCCGGCTGGTCGAGGACGCGGCCGTGCCGCTGACGGGCGGCGGCCCCGGCCCGTCGCAGGGCGATCCGCAGGCGCTGGCGGCGATCCTGTACACCTCCGGATCCACCGGTCGTCCCAAGGGGGTGATGCTGTCCCACGCCAACCTCTGGCTGGGCGCCGTGTCGGTCGCGCATTACCTGCGATTGTCTCGGGAGGATCGCGTGCTCGGCGTGCTGCCGCTGTCGTTCGATTATGGCCAGAACCAGCTGCTGTCGTCCTGGTATGCCGGTGCCGCGGTCGCCCCGCTCGATTATCTGACCGCGCGCGACGTGGTGAAGGCGGTGGAGCGGGTCGATGCGACGACCCTTGCCGGGGTGCCGCCGCTATGGGTGCAATTGCTCGATGCGGAATGGCCGGCGGCGACGGCGGCGCGGCTCCGCCGGCTGACCAATTCGGGCGGCGCGCTGACCGGGCGATTGGTGCACGGCCTGCGCGCGCGCTTTCCGCAGGCGGACGTGGTGGCGATGTACGGACTGACCGAAGCGTTTCGGTCGACCTGGCTCGATCCGGCGCTGATCGATACGCATCCCGACGCGATGGGCCGGGCGATCCCCTTTGCCGAGGTGATGGCGGTCAAGGCCGACGGATCGCGCGCGCTGGGCGAACCGGGCGAACTGGTCCATGCCGGGCCGCTGGTCGCACAGGGCTATTGGCGCGATGCGGAACGGACCGCGGCACGGTTCCGGCCGGCGCCGGCCTGGGCAAGGAGCGGCGGCATCGCGGTCTGGTCGGGCGATACCGTCATCGAAGCGGATGACGGCCTGTTCCGCTTCGTCGGCCGCGACGATGAGATGATCAAGAGCGCGGGCAACCGGATCAGCCCGCTCGAAGTGGAGGAAGCGGTGCTGGCAGGCGAGGAAGCGCGCGAGGCGGTGGCGGTGGGCGTCGCCGACCCGCGGCTGGGACAGGCGATCGTCGTCGTCGTGGCAGGCGACGCGGCCGACGAAGCGGCGCTGCGCACACGCCTGCGGGCGCTGCTGCCCAGCTTCATGCAGCCGACCCGTTACGAATGGCGCGACGCCTTGCTGCGCAACGCCAACGGCAAGCTGGACCGTGCGGCGATCCGCGCGGCGGTGACCGCATGA